The genomic region TACGCCCGCACACCGAGCCGTGGCCCTCACCTGCCGAGGCGCAGCGCCCGCATCTGCTCGTCGAGCGGGCACAGCCCGACGTCCTCGCGCCGCTCGTCGAGCGTCCGGGGCTGACGGACCGGATACGGGCACAAGGTCGCGGGGTCGACCCGGGTCCCGTAGAACTGCGGCTGGCCGAGTTCGACGGCGCAGTGGTCGGCGATGTACGCGTGGTGCGGCGCGGGACAGCGTCCGTCCGCCGTGGCCTGGGCGATCAGGTCGCGGCACGCGAGCTGGAAGTCGAGGTCCGGAGCGTGCAGGAGGATCATCAGCGCAGCCGTCGAGGCGGGCGCGCCGACGAGGTCGGCGGTCGGCCAGGCATGTCGCTCGACGATGGTCTTCAGCGCTTCGGCGTTGCCCTTTCGGCACTCGGCGACACGGCGACGCGCGACCTGCGGGGGACTGCGGTGCGCCTCCCTCGTCACTCGCTGGTCCTCGTCCGCTCTGCGGACCAGTTCGCGGGCGAGGGCGGCCGCGAGCGCCGGGACCACGACCGGACGCCCTTCCCGCACCTCGTCCAGCTCGTCGCGCATCTCGTCGTGCGTGCGCCCCGCGCCGCCCTCCCCCGCCGTGTCATGCGTGCGCCCCGCGTGCGCGTCCCGGCCCGGGTCCGCCGGGGCAGGCCCCAGGGCAGGCGGGTCACCCGGCTCACCCACCTGCCCCGTACGCCCCGCACGCCCTTCCTGCCCCGGAGTGGGGACGACCCCCGTACGCCCCTCCCGCGCCGTGGCGTGCGCGACGTGACCCGGCGTGCCGGAACCGCTCATGACACCCCCTGAATTTCCAATGAGAACCACACCCGCTTCCCCGTTTCTCCCGGCGCGGGTGGTGCGATGCCCCAGTCGTCGACCAGCGCGGCCACGATGGCGAGCCCGCGTCCGGACTCCTCGGCGACGTCCGCCGTGCGGTGGCGCGGCAGGTCGGGCGAGCGGTCGGCGACCGTCACCCGCACTTCGTGGTCCGTGCACTCGACGGTGACGGTGACCATGTCACCGGCGTCGGGGCTGCCGTACTTGACGGCGTTGGCGAACAGTTCGTCCGTGGCCAGGACGGCGTTGTCGAGCCGCTCGGCCGGCAGACGCAGGTACGACAGCTGTTCGGCGACCGTGCGCCGCACGCCCGAAGCGCGCGACGCCTGCGCGGGGACCACGATGCGAAGGAGCCGGGGCCCGCTCACGGCGAGGGGGGCGGCCGGAGCCGCGGGCCCGACCGGAACGGTCTGGGCCGCCTCACCGGCCCAGGGCCCGCCGACGGGGGCGTCCTGGTCCACGCCGTGCGTCAG from Streptomyces sp. NBC_00878 harbors:
- a CDS encoding DUF6624 domain-containing protein — encoded protein: MSGSGTPGHVAHATAREGRTGVVPTPGQEGRAGRTGQVGEPGDPPALGPAPADPGRDAHAGRTHDTAGEGGAGRTHDEMRDELDEVREGRPVVVPALAAALARELVRRADEDQRVTREAHRSPPQVARRRVAECRKGNAEALKTIVERHAWPTADLVGAPASTAALMILLHAPDLDFQLACRDLIAQATADGRCPAPHHAYIADHCAVELGQPQFYGTRVDPATLCPYPVRQPRTLDERREDVGLCPLDEQMRALRLGR
- a CDS encoding ATP-binding protein — protein: MTASRAHRRRPSPSLTHGVDQDAPVGGPWAGEAAQTVPVGPAAPAAPLAVSGPRLLRIVVPAQASRASGVRRTVAEQLSYLRLPAERLDNAVLATDELFANAVKYGSPDAGDMVTVTVECTDHEVRVTVADRSPDLPRHRTADVAEESGRGLAIVAALVDDWGIAPPAPGETGKRVWFSLEIQGVS